From the Danaus plexippus chromosome 5, MEX_DaPlex, whole genome shotgun sequence genome, one window contains:
- the LOC116768998 gene encoding ankyrin repeat domain-containing protein 17 isoform X7: protein MQNVGQSENRNIDKVNVQLDVVKSSTPQSSASSPAKSETETYSGAPAKYMTDSSESEDDSVSEILLACLCLSRPDLLAEMEEEGGGTESSKFLLSHDDPERAVDPEMQARLETLLEVAGIGKLSGEGKHLADPEVLRRLTSSVSCALDEAAAALTRMRSDQPPAHHRHHHQDKPTQCGSTATGTTPTAAASVGADGAPSLAEACSDGDVGTVRKLLTEGRSVHETTEEGESLLSLACSAGYYELAQVLLAMHASVEDRGIKGDCTPLMEAASAGHVDIVRLLVAHGADVNAVSGSGNTPLMYACAGGHEDCVRALLDNGANVEDHNENGHTPLMEAASAGHVGVAKILLEHGAGINTHSNEFKESALTLACYKGHLDMVRFLLAAGADREHKTDEMHTALMEASMDGHVEVARLLLDSGAQVNMPTDSFESPLTLAACGGHVELAMLLLERGANIEEVNDEGYTPLMEAAREGHEEMVALLLGQGASINAQTDETQETALTLACCGGFLEVADFLIKAGADAELGASTPLMEASQEGHLELVRYLLQAGAEVHAQTQTGDTALTYACENGHTDVADVLLRAGALLEHESEGGRTPLMKACRAGHLCTVQFLVGKGADVNRMTANGDHTPLSLACAGGHADVVKFLLACDADPFRKLKDNSSTLIEAAKGGHTTVVQLLLDYPHSLMLPRGNTGTEESGGLSSAQAAALGLSHAPAPGAPSQRALLPAHAPPSHPHAHAHPHAHPPPHAHPSHAAHPAHPAHPALPAAAPQQDVPPNFAKVYLDGRKKQASGNGTVQPGVPAHPPAGAAGAGAGKHKCGRKQRPAAPHSDHHLPPPPDILEDHMCNHDVVHKHKLSLPPGFTWKDVNKKFKNKNKVEKTCNRADALAGQPRNESLPPTERTMLELADASAPPVAAPATPPYPPPQQLFPVQQLSTNLNQQQLQELQQQQLQQLAVQQQQQQKKQQHQQQQQQQQQQQQQQYAQEMQQRPEAYVPQSPEEGGSVEARELGAVLDYLQREVPSLVALPPNELRSLVLQVMQQKSHEILSGKCGSEGTEGEGDGEGEGEGEAEGEGEDAERDERHARRLLAAAEEALSSDWPAVLVDVTGAPACHYRPRPPSPSLESCSLGLTPAPAPAPLDNQPHFALPPPTLPYNDYRSSTFGPAAGGASSGVASGVVGGVVAGVAAGVAGINAIGPAGSYTPAGTPPHTQTHSKREQHHHANNAALKKKGRFAGSSRSRVESSQSQAAPPQPAPAAYSAMDVDGETDSNHDTALTLACTGGHEDLVELLLSRGADIEHRDKKGFTPLILAATAGHEKIVEILLNHGADIEAQSERTKDTPLSLACSGGRYEVVELILSRGANKEHRNVSDYTPLSLAASGGYVNIIRLLLHHQAEINSRTGSKLGISPLMLAAMNGHTAAVRLLLDCGSDINAQIETNRNTALTLACFQGRHEVVSLLLDRKANVEHRAKTGLTPLMEAASGGYVEVGRVLLDKGADVNAPPVPSSRDTALTIAADKGHTKFVELLLQRRAAVEVKNKKGNSPLWLAANGGHLAVVEMLYAAGADIDSQDNRKVSCLMAAFRKGHTKVVKWMVGVVTQFPSDQEMTRYICTISDKELLEKCQECVRVIRAAKETQAARANQNATILLEELDAERCREESRRQAAARRRERKKKKKMEKKEERRKLQTENEKNTLYCEKALGECSEGGEPDDEPAAREEGDSGIDANSQGSCSSSDVKAPPAQSAKSKKKKKEEKPAPAPTQPPPKKIPDKVKLKIDTKPEKEVPVKADKKLEKENVAPISPPATPAKPAADRRPDKKDKKPEEDAKNITVQNVKYGNNSRKSQVFESSRLNVDKDDDAGDKNKKSHAALQWEGDKSTSPKAASASVRRDEGWKEVVRKSSVQTLSTLEPGCKKVSVGAHAISRVIGRAGTNINAIRSATGAHIEVDKQTKGQGERIITIKGSSEATKQAASLIAAMIRDPEADISALLPRAKLPPPQPAPAHQPKPKQTPVKMPMTVSSIVGGSRATPPSRSKPHTSTRPPMPRLHAHAIQLPEKRVSSAPAVTTTTCTTVTSIKTGALSYTGAIVGARSHTFAAKLTATPPADSKPRPTPQVVPSSPAASSSSTVVSSPLKTRDTREPPPREAREVREVREVQAREVVREATPETHRLDDEPRIPRPHADALQLSPDNSSTWSNEDIPVNTSAALHINTTPQVAGGVGVVSGSGGAQEYSLFKDLSGGSVAMWADHNVDLPPPQADASKAPGYRGGGGCSPCSRTSSHGSTPPPPPPPPYHHPMPIGNAVNAMDMSGLSRNGPIYQDNSRNGHNMMVGMSSGVSLSGLGYVGVESVSRLNPRAPDFAQRHPLLQHQQHKHAAQQLFSGAGGTSGGNLSSLLMSYQQGAPKMQHAPPHHHHPYQSLLDRGVGVNSVGNVSGVGVGVGWGEEEERKPRPIGTERAWKMTAPDDWHHHHQHHRTDHDRYQQQGVNMGGVGSVGGEGGYGAGVGGGGAATAAALSLMHALPLSACLPAYLPPGGLPDHHHWDQPPHHATDKQQAWSKWSH from the exons GCATAGGCAAGTTGTCCGGTGAGGGCAAACACCTAGCGGACCCCGAGGTGCTCCGTCGACTGACGTCTTCGGTGTCGTGTGCGCTGGACGAGGCGGCCGCGGCCCTGACGCGCATGCGCAGCGACCAGCCCCCCGCCCACCATCGACACCACCATCAAGATAAACC tACTCAGTGTGGATCCACGGCCACGGGGACTACACCGACGGCCGCGGCGTCCGTGGGCGCGGACGGGGCTCCGTCGCTGGCGGAGGCCTGCTCGGACGGTGATGTGGGCACGGTGAGGAAGCTGCTGACCGAGGGCCGGTCGGTTCACGAGACCACTGAGGAGGGCGAATCCCTACTCTCGCTGGCCTGTTCAGCTGGTTACTACGAGTTGGCTCAAGTTCTACTGGCGATGCACGCGAGCGTCGAGGACAGGGGGATCAAG GGCGATTGTACGCCGCTGATGGAGGCCGCGAGTGCCGGTCACGTGGACATCGTGAGGCTGCTGGTCGCTCACGGCGCCGACGTCAACGCTGTCTCGGGCTCCGGGAACACGCCCCTCATGTACGCCTGCGCCGGCGGACACGAGGACTGCGTGCGGGCGCTGCTCGATAACGGGGCCAATGTAGAAGATCACAACGAAAACGGTCACACGCCGCTCATGGAG GCCGCATCAGCCGGTCACGTGGGCGTCGCGAAGATCTTGCTGGAGCACGGCGCCGGCATCAACACGCACTCCAACGAGTTCAAGGAGTCCGCCCTCACGCTCGCATGCTACAAGGGTCACCTGGACATGGTCAGGTTCCTGTTGGCGGCCGGCGCCGACCGCGAGCACAAGACTGACGAGATGCACACCGCCCTCATGGAGGCCAGCATGGACGGACACGTCGAGGTCGCCCGGCTGCTGTTGGACTCTGGAGCACAG GTTAACATGCCGACGGACAGTTTCGAGTCTCCGCTGACCCTGGCGGCGTGCGGGGGACACGTGGAGCTGGCTATGTTGCTGTTGGAGAGAGGCGCCAACATAGAAGAAGTCAACGACGAGGGATACACGCCGCTCATGGAGGCAGCTAGGGAAG gtCACGAGGAGATGGTGGCGCTGCTGCTCGGTCAGGGCGCGTCCATCAACGCTCAGACCGACGAGACGCAGGAGACGGCCCTCACCCTGGCCTGCTGCGGCGGCTTCCTCGAGGTGGCGGACTTCCTCATCAAGGCGGGGGCGGATGCGGAACTGGGAGCTTCCACGCCGCTCATGGAGGCCTCGCAGGAAGGACACCTGGAGCTCGTACG ATACCTGCTGCAAGCCGGCGCGGAGGTCCACGCTCAGACGCAGACGGGCGACACGGCGTTGACGTACGCGTGCGAGAACGGACACACGGACGTGGCGGACGTGCTGCTGCGGGCCGGGGCGCTGCTGGAGCACGAGAGCGAGGGAGGCAGGACGCCGCTCATGAAGGCCTGTCGCGCCGGACATCTGTGTACCGTGCAGTTCCTCGTGGGCAAG GGTGCTGACGTGAACCGCATGACGGCCAACGGGGATCACACGCCGCTGTCGCTGGCGTGCGCCGGCGGACATGCGGACGTGGTGAAGTTCCTGCTGGCGTGCGACGCCGACCCCTTCCGCAAGCTCAAGGACAACTCCAGCACACTCATCGAGGCGGCCAAGGGCGGACACACCACCGTCGTGCAGCTGCTGCTAGACTACCCCCACTCCCTCATGTTGCCCAGAG GTAACACGGGTACGGAGGAGAGCGGGGGTCTGAGTTCCGCACAGGCGGCGGCGCTCGGCCTGAGTCACGCCCCGGCGCCGGGCGCGCCCAGCCAGCGAGCGCTGCTCCCCGCGCACGCACCCCCCTCGCACCCTCACGCACATGCCCACCCTCACGCGCACCCCCCGCCGCACGCGCATCCCTCGCACGCCGCTCACCCCGCGCATCCTGCTCACCCCGCCCTCCCCGCGGCCGCGCCGCAGCAGGACGTGCCACCCAACTTCGCCAAAGTCTATTTGGACG GAAGAAAGAAACAGGCGAGCGGCAACGGTACGGTCCAGCCGGGCGTCCCCGCGCATCCCCCGGCCGGGGCGGCGGGCGCGGGGGCCGGCAAGCACAAGTGCGGCCGCAAGCAGCGTCCCGCCGCGCCGCACTCCGACCACCACCTGCCGCCGCCGCCCGACATACTGGAGGACCAT ATGTGCAACCACGACGTGGTGCACAAGCATAAGCTATCCCTCCCGCCCGGCTTTACTTGGAAGGATGTtaacaagaaatttaaaaataaaaacaaagtcgAAAAAACATGCAAT agGGCGGACGCGCTCGCCGGTCAGCCGAGGAATGAATCACTGCCACCGACTGAGAGGACGATGCTGGAACTAGCCGACGCCTCCG CACCCCCTGTGGCGGCGCCGGCGACGCCCCCGTACCCACCTCCTCAACAGCTGTTCCCGGTGCAACAACTCTCCACCAACCTCAACCAG CAACAGTTGCAAGAGCTTCAGCAGCAACAACTCCAGCAGCTAGCTGTACAACAGCAACAGCAGCAAAAGAAGCAACAACACCAGCAACAGCAACAacagcagcagcagcagcaaCAACAACAGTATGCACAGGAGATGCAGCAGAGGCCTGAAGCATACGTGCCgcag TCTCCGGAGGAGGGTGGGTCGGTGGAGGCCCGCGAGCTGGGCGCCGTCCTGGACTACCTGCAGCGGGAGGTGCCGTCCCTGGTGGCTCTGCCGCCCAACGAACTGCGCTCACTCGTCCTGCAG GTGATGCAGCAGAAGTCCCACGAGATCCTGTCGGGGAAATGTGGCTCAGAGGGCACGGAGGGTGAGGGGGATGGGGAAGGGGAAGGCGAGGGAGAGGCGGAGGGCGAAGGAGAGGACGCCGAGCGTGACGAGAGACACGCCAGGAGGCTGCTGGCCGCCGCCGAGGAGGCGCTGTCCAGCGACTGGCCCGCTGTACTCGTCGATGTCACG GGTGCTCCGGCCTGCCACTACCGTCCTCGGCCTCCGTCCCCTTCGCTGGAGTCGTGCTCGCTGGGCCTGACCCCGGCCCCGGCGCCCGCGCCTCTAGACAACCAGCCACACTTTGCTCTGCCACCTCCAACACTGCCTTACAACGACTATAG ATCATCAACGTTCGGTCCCGCGGCGGGCGGAGCGTCGAGCGGAGTGGCGAGCGGAGTGGTGGGCGGCGTAGTGGCGGGCGTGGCGGCCGGCGTGGCGGGTATCAATGCGATCGGTCCCGCCGGCTCATACACGCCCGCGGGGACTCCGCCTCACACGCAAACCCATTCCAAGAGAGAACAACACCACCATGCCAACAACGCCGCGCTCAAGAAAAAG GGTCGGTTCGCGGGCAGTTCCCGGAGTCGTGTGGAGTCGTCTCAGTCGCAGGCCGCGCCACCCCAGCCCGCGCCGGCCGCCTACTCCGCCATGGATGTGGACGGAGAAACGGACTCCAACCACGACACGGCCCTCACCCTAGCCTGTACCGGCGGACACGAGGACCTGGTGGAACTACTGCTGTCCAGGGGCGCGGACATCGAACACCGGGATAAGAAG GGCTTCACACCTCTTATCCTGGCTGCCACGGCCGGCCACGAGAAGATAGTGGAGATCCTGTTGAACCACGGCGCGGATATCGAAGCTCAATCGGAAAGGACGAAGGACACCCCGCTGTCTCTGGCCTGCAGCGGCGGACGTTATGAAGTAGTGGAGCTGATCCTGAGCCGAGGAGCCAACAAGGAACACCGCAACGTGTCCGACTACACCCCGCTCTCGCTCGCCGCCTCCGGGGGATACGTCAACATCATACGACTCCTATTACACCACCAG GCGGAGATAAACTCCCGCACGGGTTCCAAGCTGGGTATATCGCCTCTGATGCTGGCGGCCATGAACGGTCACACGGCCGCTGTGAGACTGTTACTGGACTGCGGCTCCGACATCAACGCTCAGATAGAAACCAACAGGAACACGGCGCTAACACTCGCCTGCTTCCAAG GGCGTCACGAGGTGGTGAGTCTGCTATTGGATCGGAAGGCGAACGTAGAGCATCGCGCCAAGACCGGCCTGACGCCTCTCATGGAGGCGGCCAGCGGAGGATACGTGGAGGTCGGCCGAGTCTTACTGGACAAGGGCGCTGATGTGAACGCGCCCCCAGTCCCATCCTCGAGAGACACAGCGCTAACCATCGCCGCTGATAAGGGACACACCAAATTCGTCGAACTTCTACTGCAAAG ACGAGCGGCTGTAGAGGTGAAGAACAAAAAAGGCAACTCCCCGCTGTGGCTGGCGGCTAACGGCGGACATCTGGCTGTAGTGGAGATGTTGTACGCGGCCGGAGCGGACATCGACTCTCAAGACAATAGAAAG GTATCCTGCTTAATGGCCGCTTTCCGAAAGGGACATACTAAAGTGGTCAAATGGATGGTCGGCGTCGTAACGCAATTCCCCTCCGACCAGGAAATGACCAG GTATATCTGCACGATATCGGACAAGGAACTGCTGGAGAAATGCCAGGAGTGCGTGCGGGTCATACGAGCGGCTAAAGAGACGCAGGCCGCGCGCGCCAACCAGAACGCCACCATACTGCTGGAGGAGCTGGACGCTGAGCGCTGCAGGGAGGAGTCCAGGAGGCAGGCGGCGGCGCGGCGTAGGGagaggaagaagaagaagaagatggAGAAGAAG GAGGAAAGGCGCAAGTTGCAGACGGAGAACGAAAAGAACACTCTGTACTGCGAGAAGGCGCTGGGAGAGTGTTCGGAAGGAGGGGAACCCGACGACGAGCCCGCGGCCAGGGAGGAGGGCGACTCCGGCATAGACGCCAACTCACAG GGCTCGTGCTCCTCCTCGGACGTGAAGGCGCCTCCAGCTCAAAGTGCCAAGAgcaagaaaaagaaaaaggaaGAAAAGCCAGCGCCCGCCCCGACACAGCCGCCGCCCAAGAAAATACCAGACAAA GTGAAACTGAAAATAGACACAAAACCCGAGAAAGAGGTCCCGGTGAAGGCGGACAAGAAGCTGGAGAAAGAAAACGTGGCACCCATCTCGCCGCCCGCCACGCCCGCCAAGCCCGCCGCGGACAGGAGGCCGGACAAGAAGGACAA GAAACCCGAAGAGGACGCCAAAAACATCACAGTACAGAACGTCAAGTATGGAAATAACTCGCGGAAGAGCCAAGTGTTCGAGTCCAGCAGACTCAACGTGGACAAGGACGACGACGCCGgcgacaaaaataaaaagagtcaCGCGGCGCTGCA ATGGGAGGGCGATAAGAGCACGTCTCCTAAGGCAGCCAGCGCCAGCGTACGGCGAGACGAGGGCTGGAAGGAGGTGGTACGCAAGTCCTCCGTCCAGACGCTCTCCACACTGGAGCCGGG ATGCAAGAAAGTATCAGTGGGCGCTCACGCTATATCCCGTGTGATCGGACGAGCCGGGACTAACATCAATGCCATACGGTCCGCCACTGGAGCTCACATTGAAGTAGACAAGCAGACCAAGGGCCAGGGGGAGAGAATCATCACCATTAA AGGGTCATCGGAGGCGACGAAACAGGCTGCGAGTCTTATAGCGGCCATGATCAGAGATCCTGAGGCCGACATCTCGGCTCTGTTACCGCGGGCCAAGCTCCCGCCCCCGCAACCTGCGCCCGCGCATCAACCGAAGCCGAAACAGACCCCTGTTAAG ATGCCTATGACTGTGAGTTCGATTGTGGGCGGGTCACGAGCGACTCCGCCCAGCCGCTCCAAGCCTCACACCAGCACCAGGCCGCCCATGCCCAGACTGCATGCTCATG CTATACAGCTGCCAGAAAAACGTGTTTCGAGCGCTCCAGCCGTCACCACAACCACGTGTACGACGGTGACCTCTATCAAGACCGGCGCGCTGTCCTACACGGGCGCTATCGTCGGCGCCAGAAGTCACACGTTCGCAGCCAAGTTGACCGCAACGCCACCCGCAGACAGCAAGCCGCGACCCACGCCTCAG GTGGTTCCGAGCAGTCCGGCGGCCAGCAGCAGCAGCACCGTCGTCTCCTCGCCGCTTAAGACGCGCGACACACGCGAGCCTCCGCCGCGCGAGGCCCGCGAGGTCCGAGAGGTCCGCGAGGTACAGGCCCGGGAGGTGGTGAGGGAAGCGACACCAGAGACACACAGACTCGACGACGAGCCAAGGATCCCACGCCCGCACGCTGATGCGCTACAA TTGAGTCCCGATAACTCGAGCACATGGAGCAATGAAGACATCCCAGTCAATACATCCGCTGCCCTCCATATTAATACCACCCCACAG GTGGCGGGCGGTGTGGGGGTCGTGTCGGGGTCAGGCGGAGCCCAGGAGTATTCCCTGTTCAAGGACCTCTCGGGAGGATCCGTGGCCATGTGGGCCGATCACAACGTTGACCTACCTCCGCCGCAG GCGGACGCCAGTAAGGCCCCCGGGTACCGCGGTGGCGGCGGCTGTTCTCCGTGTTCTCGCACGTCCTCGCACGGCTCCACTCCCCctccgccgccgccgcccccCTACCACCATCCCATGCCTATCG GCAACGCGGTCAATGCCATGGACATGAGCGGACTGTCAAGAAACGGGCCTATCTACCAGGACAACTCACGCAATGGACACAACATGATG GTGGGTATGTCGAGCGGCGTGTCGCTGTCTGGTCTCGGCTACGTGGGCGTAGAGAGCGTGTCGCGTCTCAACCCGCGCGCTCCTGACTTCGCACAGAGACATCCTCTGCTGCAGCACCAGCAGCACAAACATGCCGCACAG CAACTGTTTTCTGGAGCCGGCGGCACTAGCGGCGGGAACCTGAGCTCGCTGCTTATGTCGTATCAGCAGGGAGCGCCCAAGATGCAGCACGCGCCGCCTCACCACCACCATCCATACCAG TCTCTACTGGACCGCGGCGTGGGCGTGAACTCGGTGGGCAACGTGAGCGGCGTGGGCGTCGGCGTGGGGTGGGGCGAGGAGGAGGAGAGGAAGCCGCGTCCCATCGGCACGGAGCGAGCGTGGAAGATGACCGCGCCCGACGACTGGCACCACCATCACCAGCACCACCGCACAGACCACGACAGATACCAG CAGCAAGGAGTAAACATGGGCGGCGTGGGCAGTGTGGGCGGCGAGGGTGGTTACGGCGCGGGCGTGGGCGGTGGCGGCGCAGCCACGGCCGCCGCTCTGTCTCTGATGCACGCCCTGCCGCTCTCGGCCTGCCTGCCGGCCTACCTGCCGCCCGGCGGCCTGCCGGACCACCATCACTGGGACCAGCCGCCGCACCACGCCACTGATAAACAG